The following are from one region of the Bradyrhizobium septentrionale genome:
- a CDS encoding hybrid sensor histidine kinase/response regulator, giving the protein MQEDKIREALVELLYRNSYGVVASNVLISLAAAYVLRNTVPASWLVGWLGALYLLTAIRVLAARRFFSRNREPASVLRWAWLAASFSCVSGLLWGMLGWVGFVPEQPVPFLFTAVALTGLVCGTVPSLSAFPPALIGSIIATVLPVMARSFINGGDASGAYLALLTGLVAINFYYCRTTHRMLRETIRLRLENVELVSHLQEERDRAQAADRAKTRFLAAASHDLRQPIHALSLLIATLAALGHRGAVQSGDARDLAGKAKSIVGNLSALLNGLLDISRLDAGVVTVAKETVNLSQLFYQLNNEFASVAKDRGLDWRVVESRLQVDSDPMMLKRVLGNLLSNAFRYTGSGGVLLGCRRRGASVEIQIWDTGPGIPADQQTMVFEEFVQLQNPARDRTQGLGLGLAIVRRTAALLQHPLKLVSVTGRGSMFSVTVPQANAVAAPLPESAASPAATAVSIMVVEDEEDVLDIMVQLLTLQGHRVYAGRSAAEVQQIHAEAMITGDAPVDLIIADYRLGDGATGLEAIEALCAHIGRAVPAFIVTGDTSPSRIKEATASGYRVLHKPISGEELHDAIVAACVDGKQAIMSDC; this is encoded by the coding sequence ATGCAAGAAGACAAGATACGCGAGGCGCTCGTCGAGCTCTTGTATCGTAATTCCTATGGCGTGGTGGCCTCCAACGTCCTGATCTCCCTGGCGGCGGCGTACGTCCTGAGGAACACCGTACCGGCGAGCTGGTTGGTCGGATGGCTCGGTGCGCTGTATCTGCTCACCGCCATACGCGTCCTGGCGGCGCGCCGGTTCTTCAGCCGGAATCGAGAACCAGCGTCTGTGTTGCGATGGGCGTGGCTCGCGGCTTCTTTTTCTTGCGTGTCGGGCCTGCTGTGGGGAATGCTCGGCTGGGTCGGGTTCGTTCCTGAACAGCCCGTTCCTTTTTTATTCACCGCTGTTGCCTTGACCGGTCTGGTCTGCGGCACGGTTCCGTCGCTCTCGGCCTTTCCGCCGGCTCTGATCGGCTCGATCATCGCAACGGTGCTGCCGGTCATGGCGCGCTCCTTTATCAATGGAGGTGATGCCTCCGGCGCATATCTCGCCCTGCTTACGGGGCTTGTGGCCATCAATTTCTACTACTGCCGCACGACGCACCGCATGCTGCGTGAGACCATCAGGTTGCGTCTGGAAAATGTCGAGCTCGTCAGCCACTTGCAGGAAGAACGCGACCGCGCGCAAGCCGCCGATCGTGCGAAAACGCGTTTCCTTGCGGCCGCCAGTCATGACCTGCGCCAGCCGATCCATGCCTTGAGCCTGCTGATCGCCACGCTCGCGGCGCTGGGTCACCGCGGCGCTGTCCAATCCGGCGATGCACGCGATCTGGCCGGCAAGGCAAAATCCATTGTAGGCAACCTCAGCGCCCTCCTGAACGGACTGCTCGATATCTCCCGGCTTGATGCCGGCGTCGTCACTGTTGCGAAGGAGACGGTGAATCTCTCCCAGCTGTTCTACCAGCTCAACAACGAGTTCGCTTCCGTTGCGAAGGATCGCGGCCTTGATTGGCGTGTCGTTGAAAGCCGTCTCCAGGTGGACAGCGATCCCATGATGCTGAAACGGGTGTTGGGAAATCTGCTGTCGAATGCCTTTCGCTACACGGGATCCGGCGGCGTTCTGCTCGGCTGCCGCAGGCGCGGCGCGTCGGTGGAAATCCAGATATGGGATACTGGCCCCGGCATCCCGGCAGATCAGCAGACAATGGTCTTCGAGGAATTCGTGCAATTGCAGAACCCGGCGAGGGATCGCACGCAAGGGCTTGGCCTTGGCCTCGCCATCGTTCGCCGCACCGCCGCGCTGCTGCAACATCCGCTGAAACTGGTCTCCGTCACCGGGCGCGGCTCGATGTTTTCCGTTACGGTTCCGCAAGCCAATGCGGTGGCGGCTCCCTTGCCCGAGAGCGCGGCATCACCCGCAGCCACCGCCGTCAGCATCATGGTCGTGGAAGACGAGGAGGACGTTCTCGATATCATGGTGCAGTTGCTCACGCTGCAGGGGCATCGGGTCTATGCCGGCCGGTCTGCCGCTGAGGTGCAACAGATTCATGCGGAGGCGATGATAACAGGCGATGCACCGGTCGATCTGATCATCGCCGACTACCGCCTCGGAGATGGTGCTACGGGGCTGGAGGCCATCGAGGCTCTTTGCGCCCATATCGGCCGCGCGGTGCCTGCCTTTATCGTAACCGGCGATACCTCGCCGTCGCGCATCAAGGAAGCGACCGCCAGCGGTTATCGTGTTCTGCACAAGCCGATCAGCGGCGAGGAATTGCACGATGCGATCGTCGCAGCCTGCGTCGACGGCAAGCAAGCAATCATGAGTGATTGCTGA
- a CDS encoding sulfite exporter TauE/SafE family protein, which produces MSDVAVYLVLSGAVFAGAFVSGLSGFAFSAVAGAILLHVFPPIEAVPLMMACSITVQAANLFALRKSMQWKTSLVFIAGGLLGIPIAIYFLQNVDTGMFRLGFGILVSLYAAYALLRPTAAYLRQMDSRSRNALVGFGGGLVGGLTAMPGALPAIWCDIHGLPKTQQRGLVQPYIGVMQLFALALMLSHHSLSLKVLIDFGISLPALAAGTAVGIVLFGRVNEAAFKRIILGLLLFSGLCLVI; this is translated from the coding sequence ATGTCAGACGTAGCGGTTTATTTGGTGCTGAGTGGGGCGGTTTTTGCGGGCGCGTTCGTTTCCGGCCTTTCCGGATTTGCGTTCTCGGCGGTCGCCGGCGCGATCCTGCTCCACGTTTTTCCGCCTATCGAAGCTGTGCCTTTGATGATGGCTTGCAGCATCACCGTGCAAGCCGCCAATCTGTTTGCGCTCCGCAAGAGCATGCAATGGAAAACCAGCCTCGTCTTCATCGCTGGTGGACTGTTGGGCATTCCGATCGCGATCTATTTCCTGCAGAATGTGGATACCGGGATGTTCAGACTGGGCTTTGGAATTCTCGTATCGCTTTATGCGGCATATGCCTTGTTGCGGCCAACGGCTGCCTATTTGCGTCAGATGGACAGCCGGAGCAGGAACGCGCTGGTGGGGTTTGGTGGTGGGCTGGTCGGGGGGCTGACTGCGATGCCCGGCGCACTTCCTGCGATCTGGTGCGACATCCATGGTCTCCCGAAAACTCAGCAGCGCGGCCTGGTCCAGCCCTACATCGGGGTGATGCAGCTTTTCGCCCTCGCGCTCATGCTTTCGCACCACAGCCTCTCGCTCAAGGTCTTGATCGACTTTGGCATTTCGCTGCCCGCCTTGGCCGCTGGAACGGCCGTGGGTATCGTCCTGTTCGGACGCGTCAACGAAGCGGCCTTCAAACGGATTATCCTGGGTCTGTTGTTGTTTTCGGGACTCTGCCTCGTGATCTAG